In one window of Nocardia brasiliensis DNA:
- a CDS encoding DUF2637 domain-containing protein — translation MHTPPGSRAHTFFWSVLTPAATISITGNATQAVLHTTAAPAIAATVAVVPPLALLAAVHGVSILLSTHAHARGIHFMAAAMTALIAAGAFWLSFTALRSLALLAGIPAGEAWLWPLIVEGSMAQSTIALLALAHTANRSGGRADDDLRRPPRGENPASTTVRRP, via the coding sequence GTGCACACGCCGCCAGGTTCGCGTGCGCACACCTTCTTCTGGAGCGTGCTCACCCCGGCAGCCACGATCAGCATCACCGGCAACGCCACCCAAGCCGTCCTGCACACGACCGCAGCGCCCGCGATCGCCGCAACCGTCGCCGTCGTCCCACCACTGGCACTGCTGGCCGCCGTGCATGGCGTCTCCATACTGTTGAGCACGCATGCGCACGCCCGGGGCATCCATTTCATGGCCGCGGCAATGACCGCGCTGATCGCGGCAGGAGCGTTCTGGCTGTCCTTCACCGCATTGCGCTCCCTTGCATTGCTGGCCGGTATTCCCGCGGGCGAGGCATGGCTGTGGCCGCTGATCGTCGAGGGGTCCATGGCGCAGTCCACCATCGCGCTGCTGGCACTGGCCCACACCGCGAATCGTTCCGGTGGCCGTGCCGACGACGACCTCCGACGACCACCACGAGGCGAGAACCCAGCGAGCACAACAGTCCGCCGACCGTGA
- a CDS encoding tyrosine-type recombinase/integrase — MNAPEPAVGAETLAAAKLLLAQMGISPADLVVGTTVAPTFAEVIPQVRATLAPGTPRTYNAGLTRLEHTWSERRLDEPTKADFEEMAREVQAGARVNRASRGGISAVEHFISAARCVYRYAEDKGWIRPADNPARRLTMPTRRPSHRYAIPSARLAEICHATATSGDDPELDSLILRLHIETACRRSGALALRPHDLDREQCLIYLREKDGVDRWQPVSPTLMRHLVEHAEQRHSPLMGQLLRYRNGRANSSRRYDHLWHRIGEILPWVAAQGITTHWLRHTTVTWVERTFSYAVACAYAGHRGKGPGATATYVKSYLAEVAAAQSVLSGEPHPILSAQLPTPAAMTASAR; from the coding sequence GTGAACGCCCCCGAGCCCGCGGTCGGCGCGGAGACCCTCGCCGCGGCGAAACTGCTACTCGCCCAAATGGGGATCTCCCCAGCCGACCTGGTCGTCGGCACCACGGTGGCGCCGACCTTCGCCGAGGTTATCCCCCAGGTCCGCGCCACCTTGGCGCCGGGCACCCCGCGCACCTACAACGCCGGGCTCACACGCCTGGAACACACCTGGTCCGAGCGCCGCCTCGACGAGCCGACCAAGGCCGATTTCGAGGAGATGGCCCGTGAGGTCCAGGCCGGCGCGCGGGTCAATCGCGCCTCACGTGGGGGCATCAGCGCGGTCGAGCACTTCATCAGCGCGGCACGCTGTGTCTACCGCTACGCCGAGGACAAGGGCTGGATCCGCCCCGCCGACAACCCCGCCCGCCGCCTGACCATGCCGACACGACGCCCCTCACACCGCTACGCGATCCCCTCGGCCCGCCTCGCCGAGATCTGCCATGCCACCGCCACCAGCGGCGACGACCCCGAACTCGATTCGTTGATCCTGCGCCTGCACATCGAGACCGCCTGCCGCCGCAGCGGCGCGCTCGCCCTGCGCCCGCACGACCTCGACCGCGAGCAGTGCCTGATCTATCTGCGGGAAAAGGACGGCGTCGACCGCTGGCAGCCGGTCTCACCGACCCTGATGCGGCACCTCGTCGAGCACGCCGAGCAGCGCCATAGTCCGCTCATGGGTCAGCTGCTGCGCTACCGCAACGGGCGCGCGAACAGCTCGCGCCGCTACGACCACCTCTGGCATCGCATCGGGGAGATCCTGCCGTGGGTCGCCGCCCAGGGCATCACCACGCACTGGCTGCGCCACACCACGGTGACCTGGGTCGAACGCACCTTCAGCTACGCCGTCGCCTGCGCCTATGCCGGACACCGGGGCAAAGGCCCCGGCGCCACGGCCACCTACGTCAAGTCGTACCTGGCCGAAGTGGCCGCCGCGCAGTCGGTGCTCTCCGGCGAGCCCCACCCGATCCTGTCCGCGCAACTGCCCACCCCGGCCGCGATGACCGCGTCCGCACGCTGA
- a CDS encoding type I polyketide synthase has translation MTINESTEAGQSAKVGKATRAGATRSPLLDRLLTGTPYALAFGGQGAQWLDELADLSRDSALEPELTALVNEAETMLEPVSAQLLVVRPVGFDPVGWMLEDDLVDTELGEVSAAPPAQVLRSAAVSMPGVLLSQVAAMRALRMQGLDPDEHAPVAIVGHSQGRLAATAVEAGGQRDAEILALAQLIGAAAGLVARRRGLMPVGERSPMVAVSNVDPEQLRAVVAEVSEGVDPAAAAVVSIRNGRRRAVLSGAPAQLERVRQRCAQIHDKQAAEREGKVRGGAIFAPVFEDVAVDVAFHHPALADTVDLVRSWATQCGLDAELAAALAQEILVDPIDWVEIVDGVVDAGAQWILDLGPGDLLSRLTGGSLKGTGVGIVAAATRAGQRSLLTPGAAPETAAPWSAFAPRPVRLPNGRIVVETAFTKLTGRSPILLAGMTPTTVDAKIVAAAANAGHWAELAGGGQVTEQIFADRVAELKTLLQPGRAVQFNSLFLDPYLWKLQLGGKRLVQKARTAGAPFDGVIVTAGIPELEEAVALINELTEVGISHVAFKPGTVAQIRAVLRIADEVPDYPVIMHIEGGKAGGHHSWEDLDDLLLETYAELRSRDNVVVCVGGGIGTPERATEYLTGAWARAHGYPVMPLDGVLVGTAAMATLEATTAPEVKQLLVDTPGTPDWVGAGTASGGMASGRSQLGADIHEIDNAASRTGRLLDEVAGDAEAVAARRDEIIAALNGTAKPYFGDVATMTYQDWLQRYVELAVGLDRRKDFDCGTDLGEAIADATRSVWLDITWRDRFADMMRRTESRLHPADRGEIPTLFPTDDAFENPVAALCALQERYPAAAHTQLHPADVPFFVALCKTPGKPVNFVPVVDGDVRRWWRSDSLWQAHDPRYSADQVCIIPGTVAVAGITRVDEPVGELLDRFEQDTAYSLVRAGVVPVAVDARRVAGVTAGAIDTVLAAPDIEWSGRTTVNPVHRLGELAEWTVDGKGAVHPPSGATLTETTGPVAEHAYVELTVPLLGSNVVRIRITVPTTVYNGGAPVVTEADATTAMSALLAVAAGQDLPEVKGKVAHLNIAWTPDLIADHAGVTGSGLPSTLSTLGRTVPDVLVGACWPAVFAVLGAARAADGSRGTAGGEADGVGGHSVIEGMLDLVHLDHQIDLAGELPTSPSVLAVRAEAGETLDTDLGRVVEVRVRIAGLLDRPETGLSMPTVATLTERFAIRGRNGAGELTDPPRAAGTVADTATETPRRRRRDVTIVAPRTMKAFAAVSGDHNPIHTSDAAAKLAGLGSPIVHGMWLSAAAQHAVSAVDPDSTVPARTLTAWTTRFLGMVRPGAEIDVRVERIAVDAGSEIVEVSCRAAGDLVMTATGRTATPRTVYAFPGQGIQRKGMGLDARTRSKAAKAIWDRADKHTREALGFSILAVVRDNPTYLKARGVEHRHPDGVLHLTQFTQVAMAVLGVAQVAELREAGAYIEGAMLAGHSVGEYNALAAVAGVLPLEAVLEVVFQRGSAMHELVPRDDQGRSDYRMAAIRPSQIGLPDDEVIDFVSGIGAQVGEFLEVVNLNLRGSQYAIAGTVAGLEALEAEIERRRAEFGGKRAFILVPGIDVPFHSTVLRKGVPEFRHKLEQLLPADLHPEVLVGRYIPNLVPRPFSLEREFVQEIADLVPSEPLAAVLADFESWAARPTELCRVVLVELLAWQFASPVRWIETQDLLFTDIASGGLGVERFVEIGLGATPTVANLASQTLKLPAFRGATVEVLNIEREAGIVYSTDTDPAPVDEPADEVVETPTAATPAAAPAAPAPAPSTGGPRPDDIAFTAADATRVLIALWTKLRLDQIGPVDTIEGLCDGVSSRRNQLLVDLGSELSLGAIDGAADADMGALAATVERLARTYKPFGSVLTDSIGDHLRKVFGPSGKRPAAIAERVKKVWELGDGWASHVTAEVSLGTREGASVRGGELGGLVSGSLADAASVDAAIDAAVQAVAARRGIAVSLPSAGGGGGATVDAAALGEFTEQITGRDGVLATAARVVLDQLGLTEQVSAPEASDTSLVDLVSAELGSDWPRLVAPAFDARKAVLLDDRWATAREDLARLWLGDDAETAALPVTGYLGAGEAVAAQANWWRERAKHEARSVLAGVYAQIAEAALSTDDRGVWSADIAVVTGASKGSIAAAVTGRLLGGGATVVVTTSGLDDARLAFYRKLYRDNARHGAALWVVPANMASYQDIDALIEWIGTEQVDNAGGAKVKTKDAMTPTMLLPFAAPRVAGDLSDAGARAELEMRVLLWSVERLIGGLSVLGADHDVDAKLHVVLPGSPNRGMFGGDGAYGESKAALDAVVAKWRAEKSWSTRVTLVHALIGWVRGTGLMGHNDPMVAAVEEAGVQTWSTAEMADELLKWCTSRARQVTLAGPQQIDLTGGLAKAKLDLPALAKQAAEQAAEQDAQADAAATISALPAPPALSSALPVPEWGTVTADLADMVVIVGAGELGPYGSARTRFEMEVEDQLSAAGVLELAWTTGLVTWENDPKPGWYDAETGDYVPESELAEKYHDVVVARCGVRRYGDDGAMIDNSAPLMTSVFLDQDLTFTVGSEAEARAFHEADPEHTVIVPVPDSADWTVIRKAGTEIRVPRRAKLSRTVGGQIPTGWDPTVWGISAEMVNSIDRVALWNVVCTVDAFISSGFSPAELMSWVHPSQVANTQGTGMGGMSSMRSLYIDNLLGESRANDILQEALPNVALAHVVQAYVGSYGAMVHPVAACATAAVSVEEGVDKIRLGKADVVVAGGFDDLGIEGIVGFGDMSATADSAAMSAKGISDRYFSRANDRRRGGFVESQGGGTVLLARGDVAVEMGLPVLGVVAFAQSFADGVHTSIPAPGLGALGAGRGGRESRIAAELRKLGVAPDDIAVLSKHDTSTAANDPNESELHTRLATAIGRSAGAPLFVVSQKSLTGHAKGGAAAFQLIGLCQVLENGVVPPNRSLDCVDEKMQAYPHLVWAREPLRFGERFPLKAGLLTSLGFGHVNGLVAVVHPEAFIQAIEPSRREAYQRRAQQRQLAGRQRFAEAMCGGAPLYERPADRRLGGDGTPAKQSRQLEADVLLSTQARLSTDGAYRADGFACGAAVSDAQLAADGSRAGGQGTS, from the coding sequence TTGACGATCAACGAAAGCACCGAGGCCGGACAGAGCGCGAAGGTCGGTAAAGCGACCCGCGCGGGCGCCACGCGGTCGCCGCTGCTGGACCGCCTGTTGACCGGGACGCCGTATGCGCTCGCGTTCGGCGGGCAGGGCGCGCAGTGGCTCGACGAGCTGGCCGATCTCAGCCGGGACAGCGCGCTGGAGCCCGAACTGACCGCCCTGGTGAACGAGGCGGAGACGATGCTGGAGCCGGTGTCGGCACAGCTGCTCGTGGTGCGCCCGGTCGGCTTCGATCCGGTCGGCTGGATGCTGGAAGACGATCTGGTCGATACCGAGCTGGGCGAGGTCTCGGCCGCGCCGCCCGCGCAGGTGCTGCGTTCGGCCGCGGTCTCGATGCCGGGCGTGCTGCTCTCGCAGGTGGCCGCGATGCGCGCGCTGCGGATGCAGGGTCTCGATCCGGACGAGCACGCGCCGGTGGCGATCGTGGGGCACTCGCAGGGCAGGCTCGCGGCGACGGCGGTGGAGGCCGGCGGTCAGCGTGACGCCGAGATCCTCGCGCTGGCCCAATTGATCGGTGCCGCAGCGGGACTGGTGGCGCGTCGGCGCGGGCTGATGCCGGTGGGCGAGCGCTCGCCGATGGTCGCGGTGTCGAACGTGGACCCCGAGCAGCTGCGTGCCGTGGTGGCCGAGGTGTCCGAGGGCGTCGACCCGGCGGCGGCCGCGGTGGTGTCGATCCGCAACGGGCGCAGGCGTGCGGTGCTGTCCGGCGCGCCCGCGCAGCTGGAACGGGTGCGGCAGCGCTGTGCCCAGATCCACGACAAGCAGGCCGCCGAGCGCGAGGGCAAGGTGCGCGGCGGCGCGATCTTCGCGCCGGTGTTCGAGGACGTGGCCGTCGATGTCGCGTTCCACCATCCCGCGCTGGCGGACACGGTGGACCTGGTGCGCTCGTGGGCGACCCAGTGTGGGCTGGACGCGGAGCTGGCCGCGGCGCTCGCGCAGGAGATCCTGGTCGACCCGATCGACTGGGTGGAGATCGTGGACGGTGTGGTCGACGCGGGGGCGCAGTGGATTCTGGATCTCGGCCCCGGTGACCTGCTGTCCCGGCTGACCGGTGGTTCGCTGAAGGGCACGGGCGTCGGCATCGTCGCGGCCGCCACCAGGGCCGGGCAGCGCAGCCTGCTCACCCCGGGTGCCGCGCCGGAGACGGCGGCGCCGTGGTCGGCGTTCGCGCCGCGCCCGGTGCGCCTGCCGAACGGCCGCATCGTGGTGGAGACCGCGTTCACGAAACTGACGGGTCGCTCGCCGATCCTGCTCGCGGGCATGACCCCGACCACGGTTGACGCGAAAATCGTCGCGGCGGCGGCGAACGCGGGCCACTGGGCCGAGCTCGCCGGTGGCGGACAGGTGACCGAGCAGATCTTCGCCGATCGGGTGGCCGAACTGAAGACGCTGTTGCAGCCGGGCCGCGCGGTCCAGTTCAACTCGCTGTTCCTCGACCCGTACCTGTGGAAGTTGCAGCTCGGCGGTAAGCGCCTGGTGCAGAAGGCCCGCACCGCGGGCGCGCCGTTCGACGGGGTGATTGTCACCGCGGGCATTCCGGAGCTCGAGGAAGCCGTCGCGCTGATCAACGAACTCACCGAGGTCGGCATCTCGCACGTCGCGTTCAAGCCGGGCACGGTCGCCCAGATCCGGGCCGTGCTGCGGATCGCCGACGAGGTGCCGGACTACCCGGTGATCATGCACATCGAGGGCGGCAAGGCCGGCGGGCACCACTCCTGGGAAGACCTCGACGACCTGCTGCTGGAGACCTACGCCGAGCTGCGCAGCCGCGACAACGTCGTGGTCTGCGTCGGCGGCGGCATCGGAACCCCCGAGCGCGCAACGGAATACCTGACCGGTGCCTGGGCGCGCGCGCACGGCTACCCGGTGATGCCGCTGGACGGTGTGCTGGTCGGCACGGCCGCGATGGCGACGCTGGAGGCGACCACCGCCCCCGAGGTCAAGCAGCTGCTTGTGGACACTCCCGGCACCCCCGACTGGGTCGGTGCGGGCACCGCGTCCGGCGGAATGGCTTCGGGCCGTAGCCAATTGGGCGCCGACATCCATGAGATCGACAACGCGGCCTCGCGCACGGGCCGGCTGCTCGACGAGGTCGCCGGTGACGCCGAGGCGGTCGCCGCGCGCCGGGACGAGATCATCGCCGCGCTCAACGGCACGGCCAAGCCGTATTTCGGCGACGTGGCCACCATGACCTACCAGGACTGGTTGCAGCGCTACGTCGAACTCGCCGTCGGCCTCGACCGCCGCAAGGACTTCGACTGCGGCACCGACCTCGGCGAGGCGATCGCCGACGCCACCCGCTCGGTGTGGCTCGACATCACCTGGCGCGATCGGTTCGCGGACATGATGCGCCGCACCGAATCTCGGCTGCACCCGGCCGACCGCGGCGAGATCCCGACGCTGTTCCCGACCGACGACGCCTTCGAGAACCCGGTCGCGGCGCTGTGCGCGCTGCAGGAGCGCTACCCGGCCGCCGCGCACACCCAGCTGCACCCGGCCGACGTGCCGTTCTTCGTCGCGCTGTGCAAGACCCCCGGCAAGCCGGTGAACTTCGTGCCCGTCGTCGACGGCGACGTGCGCCGCTGGTGGCGCTCGGATTCGCTGTGGCAGGCCCACGATCCGCGCTACTCGGCCGACCAGGTGTGCATCATCCCCGGCACCGTCGCGGTCGCCGGGATCACCCGGGTCGACGAGCCGGTCGGCGAGCTGCTCGACCGCTTCGAGCAGGACACCGCCTACTCGCTGGTGCGGGCCGGCGTGGTGCCTGTCGCGGTGGACGCGCGCCGGGTCGCGGGCGTGACCGCCGGAGCGATCGACACCGTGCTCGCGGCGCCGGACATCGAATGGTCCGGGCGCACCACGGTCAACCCGGTGCACCGGCTCGGCGAGCTGGCCGAGTGGACCGTCGACGGCAAGGGCGCGGTGCACCCGCCCAGCGGTGCCACGCTGACCGAGACCACCGGTCCGGTCGCCGAGCACGCCTACGTCGAGCTGACCGTTCCGCTGTTGGGCAGCAACGTGGTTCGCATCCGGATCACCGTGCCGACCACCGTCTACAACGGTGGCGCGCCGGTGGTCACCGAGGCCGACGCCACCACGGCGATGTCGGCTCTGCTGGCGGTCGCCGCCGGGCAGGACCTGCCCGAGGTGAAGGGCAAGGTGGCCCATCTCAACATCGCCTGGACCCCGGACCTCATCGCCGATCACGCGGGCGTGACCGGTTCGGGTCTGCCCTCGACGCTGAGCACGCTCGGCCGCACCGTGCCCGACGTGCTGGTCGGCGCCTGCTGGCCCGCCGTATTCGCGGTGCTGGGCGCGGCTCGTGCTGCCGATGGCAGCCGGGGGACGGCAGGAGGCGAAGCCGACGGGGTGGGTGGACACAGCGTCATCGAGGGCATGCTCGACCTGGTGCATCTCGATCACCAGATCGATCTGGCGGGCGAACTGCCCACCAGCCCAAGCGTTCTCGCGGTGCGTGCGGAGGCGGGGGAGACCCTCGACACCGATCTCGGCCGCGTGGTCGAGGTGCGGGTGCGCATCGCGGGCCTGCTGGACCGGCCCGAGACCGGGCTGTCCATGCCGACCGTCGCCACGCTGACCGAGCGGTTCGCCATCCGCGGCCGCAACGGCGCGGGCGAGCTGACCGATCCGCCGCGCGCGGCGGGCACGGTCGCCGACACCGCCACCGAGACCCCGCGCCGGCGTCGCCGCGACGTGACCATCGTCGCGCCGCGCACGATGAAGGCCTTCGCCGCGGTCTCCGGGGACCACAACCCGATCCACACCAGTGACGCCGCGGCCAAGCTGGCCGGCCTCGGCAGCCCGATCGTGCACGGCATGTGGCTCTCGGCCGCGGCCCAGCACGCCGTCTCGGCGGTCGACCCGGACAGCACCGTTCCGGCGCGCACCCTGACCGCGTGGACCACCCGCTTCCTCGGCATGGTCCGTCCCGGCGCCGAAATCGACGTGCGCGTCGAGCGGATCGCGGTGGACGCGGGCAGCGAGATCGTCGAGGTGTCCTGCCGTGCCGCAGGCGATCTGGTGATGACCGCGACCGGTCGCACCGCGACGCCGCGCACCGTCTACGCGTTCCCGGGCCAGGGCATCCAGCGCAAGGGCATGGGCCTGGACGCGCGCACCCGGTCCAAGGCCGCCAAGGCCATCTGGGACCGCGCCGACAAGCACACCCGCGAGGCGCTCGGCTTCTCGATTCTCGCTGTGGTGCGCGACAATCCGACCTACCTGAAGGCGCGGGGCGTCGAACACCGGCACCCGGACGGCGTGCTGCACCTGACCCAGTTCACCCAGGTCGCGATGGCCGTGCTCGGCGTCGCCCAGGTGGCGGAGTTGCGCGAGGCCGGTGCCTACATCGAGGGCGCGATGCTGGCCGGGCACTCGGTCGGTGAGTACAACGCGCTCGCCGCGGTGGCCGGTGTGCTGCCGCTGGAGGCGGTGCTCGAGGTGGTGTTCCAGCGCGGTTCGGCGATGCACGAGCTGGTGCCGCGAGATGACCAGGGCCGCAGCGACTATCGGATGGCCGCCATCCGACCCTCGCAGATCGGGCTGCCCGACGACGAGGTGATCGACTTCGTCTCCGGCATCGGCGCCCAGGTCGGTGAGTTCCTCGAGGTGGTCAACCTGAACCTGCGCGGTTCGCAGTACGCGATCGCGGGCACGGTGGCCGGGCTCGAGGCCCTTGAGGCCGAGATCGAACGTCGCCGTGCCGAATTCGGTGGCAAGCGGGCGTTCATCCTGGTGCCCGGCATCGATGTGCCGTTCCACTCCACGGTACTGCGCAAGGGCGTGCCGGAGTTCCGGCACAAGCTCGAGCAGCTGTTGCCCGCCGACCTGCACCCGGAGGTGCTGGTCGGGCGCTACATCCCGAACCTGGTGCCGCGTCCGTTCTCGCTGGAGCGCGAATTCGTCCAGGAGATCGCGGATCTGGTGCCGTCCGAGCCGCTGGCCGCGGTGCTCGCGGACTTCGAGAGCTGGGCGGCGCGGCCGACCGAGCTGTGCCGCGTGGTGCTCGTCGAGCTGCTCGCCTGGCAGTTCGCCAGCCCGGTGCGCTGGATCGAGACCCAGGACCTGCTGTTCACCGACATCGCCTCGGGCGGACTCGGCGTGGAGCGGTTCGTCGAAATCGGTTTGGGCGCAACCCCGACCGTGGCGAACCTGGCCAGCCAGACGCTGAAGCTGCCCGCGTTCCGCGGCGCCACGGTCGAGGTGCTCAACATCGAGCGTGAGGCCGGGATCGTCTACTCGACCGATACCGACCCCGCGCCGGTCGACGAGCCCGCCGACGAGGTGGTCGAAACCCCCACGGCCGCAACGCCTGCCGCCGCCCCCGCCGCGCCTGCCCCGGCGCCGAGCACCGGCGGCCCGCGCCCGGACGACATCGCCTTCACCGCCGCCGACGCCACCCGCGTGCTCATCGCGCTGTGGACCAAGCTGCGGCTCGACCAGATCGGTCCGGTCGACACCATCGAGGGCCTCTGCGACGGTGTGTCCTCGCGGCGTAACCAGCTGCTCGTCGACCTCGGCTCGGAGCTCTCGCTCGGCGCCATCGACGGTGCCGCGGACGCCGACATGGGTGCGCTCGCCGCGACGGTGGAGCGGCTCGCCCGCACTTACAAGCCGTTCGGTTCGGTGCTGACCGACTCGATCGGCGACCACCTGCGCAAGGTGTTCGGCCCGTCCGGCAAGCGTCCGGCCGCCATCGCCGAACGCGTGAAGAAAGTGTGGGAACTCGGCGACGGCTGGGCCAGCCACGTCACCGCCGAGGTCTCCCTCGGCACCCGTGAGGGCGCGAGCGTGCGCGGTGGTGAGCTCGGCGGCCTGGTCAGCGGCTCGCTGGCCGACGCGGCCTCGGTCGATGCCGCCATCGACGCCGCCGTGCAGGCGGTCGCCGCGCGCCGCGGTATCGCGGTGTCGCTGCCCTCGGCCGGTGGTGGCGGCGGTGCCACCGTCGACGCGGCCGCGCTCGGCGAGTTCACCGAGCAGATCACCGGACGCGACGGCGTGCTCGCCACGGCCGCCCGGGTGGTGCTCGATCAGCTCGGCCTGACCGAGCAGGTGTCCGCGCCGGAGGCGAGCGACACCTCGCTCGTCGACCTGGTCTCGGCCGAATTGGGTTCGGACTGGCCGCGTTTGGTCGCCCCCGCGTTCGACGCGCGCAAGGCCGTGCTGCTCGACGACCGGTGGGCCACCGCCCGCGAAGACCTGGCCCGGCTGTGGCTCGGCGACGATGCCGAGACCGCGGCACTGCCGGTGACCGGCTACCTCGGCGCGGGTGAAGCCGTTGCCGCGCAGGCGAACTGGTGGCGCGAGCGGGCCAAGCACGAGGCCCGTTCGGTGCTGGCCGGGGTCTACGCGCAGATCGCCGAGGCCGCGCTGAGCACCGACGACCGCGGCGTCTGGTCCGCCGATATCGCGGTGGTCACCGGCGCGAGCAAGGGTTCCATCGCGGCCGCGGTGACCGGACGCCTGCTCGGTGGCGGCGCCACCGTCGTGGTGACCACCTCCGGCCTCGACGACGCGCGCCTGGCGTTCTACCGCAAGCTCTACCGCGACAACGCTCGGCACGGTGCCGCGCTGTGGGTGGTGCCCGCGAACATGGCGTCCTACCAGGACATCGACGCGCTCATCGAGTGGATCGGCACCGAGCAGGTCGACAACGCCGGCGGCGCGAAGGTCAAGACCAAGGACGCGATGACCCCGACCATGCTGCTGCCGTTCGCGGCGCCGCGGGTGGCCGGTGACCTTTCCGATGCGGGTGCCCGCGCGGAGCTGGAGATGCGCGTGCTGCTCTGGTCGGTGGAGCGCCTGATCGGCGGGCTGTCGGTGCTCGGCGCCGACCACGATGTCGACGCGAAACTGCATGTGGTGCTGCCGGGTTCGCCCAACCGCGGCATGTTCGGCGGCGACGGCGCGTACGGCGAGTCGAAGGCCGCGCTGGACGCGGTGGTCGCCAAGTGGCGGGCCGAGAAGTCGTGGTCAACGCGGGTCACCCTGGTGCACGCGCTGATCGGCTGGGTGCGCGGCACCGGGCTGATGGGCCACAACGATCCGATGGTCGCCGCCGTGGAAGAGGCGGGCGTGCAGACCTGGTCGACCGCCGAGATGGCCGACGAGCTGCTCAAGTGGTGCACCTCGCGGGCACGCCAGGTCACCCTGGCCGGCCCGCAGCAGATCGACCTGACCGGCGGGTTGGCCAAGGCCAAGCTCGATCTGCCCGCGCTGGCCAAGCAGGCCGCGGAGCAGGCGGCCGAGCAGGATGCGCAAGCCGATGCGGCCGCGACCATTTCGGCGCTGCCCGCACCGCCCGCGCTGTCCTCGGCGCTGCCGGTACCCGAATGGGGCACGGTCACCGCCGATCTCGCCGACATGGTGGTGATCGTCGGTGCAGGCGAGCTCGGCCCGTACGGTTCCGCGCGCACCCGGTTCGAGATGGAGGTCGAAGACCAGCTCTCCGCCGCGGGCGTGCTCGAGCTCGCCTGGACCACCGGCCTGGTCACCTGGGAGAACGACCCCAAGCCGGGCTGGTACGACGCCGAAACCGGTGACTACGTACCGGAATCGGAGCTGGCCGAGAAGTACCACGACGTGGTGGTCGCCCGCTGCGGCGTGCGCCGCTACGGCGACGACGGCGCCATGATCGACAACAGCGCGCCGCTGATGACCTCGGTGTTCCTCGACCAGGACCTGACCTTCACGGTCGGCAGCGAGGCCGAGGCCCGTGCCTTCCACGAGGCCGACCCCGAGCACACGGTCATCGTGCCGGTGCCGGATTCGGCGGACTGGACGGTGATCCGCAAGGCGGGCACCGAGATTCGGGTGCCGCGCCGGGCCAAGCTGTCGCGCACCGTCGGCGGCCAGATCCCCACCGGCTGGGATCCGACCGTCTGGGGCATCTCCGCGGAGATGGTGAACTCCATCGACCGGGTCGCCCTGTGGAACGTCGTCTGCACCGTTGACGCGTTCATCAGCTCCGGTTTCAGTCCGGCCGAGTTGATGAGCTGGGTGCACCCGAGCCAGGTGGCCAACACCCAGGGCACCGGCATGGGCGGCATGTCCTCGATGCGCTCGCTGTACATCGACAACCTGCTCGGCGAGTCGCGGGCCAACGACATCCTGCAGGAGGCACTGCCGAACGTGGCTCTCGCGCACGTGGTGCAGGCCTACGTGGGCAGCTACGGCGCGATGGTGCACCCGGTGGCGGCCTGTGCCACGGCCGCGGTCTCGGTCGAGGAGGGCGTCGACAAGATCCGCCTCGGCAAGGCCGACGTGGTGGTCGCGGGCGGCTTCGACGATCTCGGTATCGAGGGCATCGTCGGCTTCGGTGACATGTCCGCCACCGCGGACTCGGCGGCCATGAGCGCCAAGGGAATCAGCGATCGGTACTTCTCCCGCGCCAACGACCGCCGTCGCGGTGGCTTCGTGGAATCGCAGGGTGGCGGCACCGTGCTGCTCGCCCGCGGTGACGTGGCGGTGGAGATGGGCCTGCCGGTGCTCGGCGTGGTCGCTTTCGCGCAGTCCTTCGCAGACGGCGTGCACACCTCCATCCCGGCGCCCGGACTCGGCGCGCTCGGCGCGGGGCGTGGCGGCCGCGAGTCCAGGATCGCCGCCGAACTGCGCAAGCTCGGCGTCGCCCCGGACGACATCGCGGTGCTGTCCAAGCACGACACCTCGACCGCGGCGAACGATCCGAACGAGTCCGAGCTGCACACCCGCCTGGCCACGGCCATCGGGCGGTCCGCGGGCGCACCGCTGTTCGTGGTCTCGCAGAAGAGCCTGACCGGACACGCCAAGGGCGGCGCGGCCGCGTTCCAGCTGATCGGCCTGTGCCAGGTGCTGGAAAACGGTGTGGTGCCGCCGAATCGGAGCCTGGACTGTGTCGACGAGAAGATGCAGGCCTACCCGCACCTGGTGTGGGCACGGGAACCGCTGCGCTTCGGCGAGCGCTTCCCGCTGAAGGCGGGCCTGCTGACCTCGCTCGGCTTCGGGCACGTCAACGGTCTGGTCGCGGTGGTGCATCCGGAGGCGTTCATCCAGGCGATCGAGCCGTCCCGGCGTGAGGCCTACCAGCGCCGGGCGCAGCAGCGTCAGCTCGCGGGCAGGCAGCGCTTCGCCGAGGCCATGTGCGGCGGCGCCCCGCTGTACGAGCGCCCGGCCGATCGTCGCCTCGGTGGTGACGGCACGCCCGCCAAGCAGTCGCGTCAGCTCGAAGCCGACGTGCTGCTGTCGACCCAGGCACGCCTGAGCACCGACGGCGCGTACCGTGCCGACGGCTTCGCCTGCGGTGCGGCGGTCTCGGATGCGCAACTCGCGGCGGATGGTTCGCGCGCGGGCGGCCAGGGCACGTCGTAG